One Hemibagrus wyckioides isolate EC202008001 linkage group LG09, SWU_Hwy_1.0, whole genome shotgun sequence DNA segment encodes these proteins:
- the si:ch211-266g18.10 gene encoding titin isoform X3 produces MAASGAEPVAMDAQDQEVVHSTSPQVINHGFVRVLKSPVQWLVIITLLISWAAAGIFMFDFVSDDQLTNLQHISSDPMTAVNEAVEGFTDKMNHLNDIYNNAHEYVPTVITDPVAVVNQWADSSTSFLLHETEGVTSYLKPGIGVLNEMNDQVRSRVVHLFHMFEDLLDAVIASPLEMVAEAVAKTSDKTMVILSSFSGVFKSVEVWIPKTSTTPMELASDVLEGAQNLKNNIVSHVSNLFSGDEGGVSDLNFDPMKVVTDTVEEFSDRRDMFLAYLSNMLMEDKDDTPHVIRRKGEFLPPKEKVAEILVRKKDAAYRNLKSKLLKEEIAKWNMKDIEATEVKDQRKRSEEEEEDDDVDDDVSLAELLDMDIDKDPGENMEDYMVDYILDDKEASGLKEEHQETDSHEAKLGEVIEDTVEAVMETIHEMADEDPVETVKASLSDEREENEKIDEHQPQADDTSSEVAAEENVHIYTVGDEEEPINSTATMDHSDQTNVDAHSEDLGEEESVENVDVSDVTVDEEPVELPNSATNKTDEDQTEAVDTFSEATIKEESVDSTDSNFEEGNLKPSVEDEPVVSGVSGDEEPDTITNKNDEDQTKTKTGDTFSDTTIKEKSVASDVEELKPLATEGTDEDQSETSVPFSDVSLVLDEEKLINSTQVPTQDSDEEKNKTEAYIETVLQEPATSESSLAAHNGVKDKVKENEIKEVKEKDNGEEPHNVELSDNVVHDQLHTGDDVIQSDDENNNNNDRKRQPAKRDHVRHGETTKETKDQEDQLHEENEKVLEQERIANEKKAQEEVYKAIQEMHAKKATEETERKLVTEKEKLKKEMIKEMVRLRKKRKEDVSKMAELKEPGDYDERVNVTIKAINVTMEKVGPVVIQKERKAAPKEEAKTKPKLKEKAKLKPDSKEEIKHEHVTKKQAKPQLASKEKAKHEPATKEKAKPELIRKEKAKPQPISKEKAKPEPAPKEKAKPEPVPKEKVKPEPVPKEKAKPEPVPKEKVKPEPAQKEKAKPEPAPKEKAKLEPAPKEKVKPGPVPKEKGKPEPAPKEKAKPEPLPKEKAKPEPAPKEKAKPEPAPREKVKSEPVAKEKAKPEPAPKEKAKPEPVPKEKAKPEPAPKEKAKPEPVAKEKAKPEPVPKEKVKPEPALKEKVKPEPVPKEKVKPEPAPKEKGKPEPVAREKAKPKPVPKEKAKPEPGPKEKVKLEPVPKEKVKPEPVPKEKAKPEPAPQEKAKPEPAPKEKVKPEPVPKEKVKPEPVPKEKAKPEPAPKEKAKPEPVPKEKAKPEPAPKEKAKPEPALKEKVKPEPAPKEKAKPEPVPKEKAKPEPAPQEKAKPEPVPKEKAKPEPVPKEKAKPEPVPKEKAKPEPVPKEKAKPEPAPKEKVKPEPVPKEKAKPEPVPKEKAKPEPAPKEKAKPEPVPKEKAKPEPAPKEKAKPEPALKEKVKPEPAPKEKAKPEPVPKEKAKPEPALKEKVKPEPAPKEKAKPEPVPKEKAKPEPAPKEKAKPEPVPKEKAKPEPVPKEKAKPEPVPKEKAKPEPAPKEKVKPEPVPKEKAKPEPVPKEKVKPEPAPKEKAKPEPVPKEKVKPEPAPKEKAKPEPALKEKVKPEPAPKEKAKPEPAPKEKAKPEPAPKEKAKPEPVPKEKAKPEPVAREKAKPEPTPKEKAKPEPLAKDKAKPEPAPKKKPELAPKEKAKREPVPKEKAELAPKEKAKPEPVPKEKAKPEPVAREKAKPEPVPKEKAKPEPVPKEKAKPEPAPKEKAKLELPPKEKSELAPKEKAKPEPVPKEKAKPEPVAREKAKPEPAPKEKAKPEPAPKEKSELAPKEKAKREPVSKEKLELAPKEKAKPEPVPKEKPELAPKEKAKPEPVPKEKAKPEPIPKEKAKPEPAPKEKAKTEPVPKEKAKPEPVPKEKAKPEPAPKEKAKLELAPKEKAKPEPVTRDKAKPEPIPKEKAKPEPVPKEKPEPALKEKAKPEPVPKEKAKPEPVPKEKAKPEPVPKEKARPQPVPKEKAKPEPVAKEKAKPEPAPKEKAKPEPAPKEKAKPEPVPKEKAKPEPAPKEKAKPEPVPKEKAKPEPAPKEKAKPEPVAKEKAKPEPAQIEKAKVERVLKEKAKPEPVPKEKAKVESVLKEKAKPELVPKEKVKPEPISKEKAKPEPVPKEKLKPVTVPKEKVKPEPISKEKAKPEPVQKEKAKPELAPKEKAKPESVLKEKAKPQTVPKEKAKPEPISKEKVKPVTAPKEKAKPEPVPKEKAKPEPISKEKVKPVTAPKEKAKPEPVPKEKVKSEPTLKEKAKPEYVLKEKVTPEPAPKEKAKPEPVPKVKAKPEPVPKVKATAVPPPKEKAKPEHVPKEKVKPVPAPKEKAKLEPAPKEKAKPEPTPKETARPQPASKEKAKPEPVPKEKAKPEPVAKEKARPEPAPKEKAKPEPVPKEKAKPEPAPKEKARPQPVPKEKAKPEPVPKEKAKPEPASKEKAKPEPAPKEKAKPEPVAKEKARPEPAPKEKAKPEPVPKEKAKPEPAPKEKARPQPVPKEKAKPEPVPKEKARPQPVPKEKAKPEPVPKEKAKPEPVAKKKARPEPVPKEKAKPEPVPKEKVKPEPAPKEKAKPEPAPKEKAKPEPAPKEKAKPEPAPKEKAKPEPAPKEKAKPEPGPKEKAKPEPVPKEKAKPEPVPKEKAKPEPAPKEKAKPEPAPKEKAKPEPAPKEKAKPEPVPKEMAKPEKARPIPSHRKEAEMAKEAVPVKKERDVAKKATPITVKKEPEVTKETQIPVVYPSAKDIAMEVELLKAINQKLSILDILRKDIGEIRTDLEVTQTQIDQLRMDNRTLKEPKEFKEKVKPAVMKKGPLKEKLKISTVVKGREALKNITKAASVKKERVLKNITRSAFGKKEEQAPKEMVQKERLEHKKKEKTPEITLPKEKKTTDEPVVTKAPEPAEEEEVPYFQCFYVDEYDIQYPFFPFSPPFL; encoded by the exons GAGAATTTCTGCCACCTAAGGAAAAAG TTGCAGAGATACTGGTCAGGAAAAAGGATGCGGCATACCGTAATCTGAAAAGCAAGCTCTTGAAGGAGGAAATTGCTAAATGGAACATGAAAGACATTGAGGCTACAGAGGTGAAGGACCAAAGGAAGAGAtctgaagaagaggaggaggatgatgatgttgatgacgaTGTAAGCTTAGCAGAATTACTGGATATGGACATTGATAAAGATCCAGGAGAAAATATGGAAGATTATATGGTTGATTATATCCTGGATGACAAGGAAGCATCTGGACTAAAGGAAGAACATCAGGAAACTGACTCACATGAAGCTAAATTGGGTGAAGTCATAGAGGATACTGTTGAAGCGGTAATGGAGACGATTCATGAGATGGCAGATGAAGACCCAGTTGAAACTGTCAAGGCTTCTCTCAGTgatgaaagagaagaaaatgagaAGATAGATGAACACCAACCTCAAGCAGATGACACTTCTTCAGAAGTTGCAGCTGAGGAGAACGTTCATATTTATACTGTTGGTGATGAAGAGGAACCAATAAATTCTACAGCAACAATGGACCACAGTGACCAAACCAATGTAGATGCTCACTCAGAGGACCTTGGTGAAGAGGAATCAGTTGAAAATGTTGATGTTTCTGATGTCACTGTTGATGAGGAACCAGTAGAATTACCTAACAGTGCAACCAACAAGACTGATGAAGACCAAACTGAAGCTGTTGACACTTTCTCAGAGGCCACTATTAAAGAGGAATCTGTTGATTCCACAGATTCCAATTTTGAGGAGGGCAATTTAAAACCTTCCGTGGAAGACGAACCGGTTGTTTCTGGTGTCAGTGGTGATGAGGAACCAGATACTATAACAAACAAGAACGATGAAGaccaaactaaaacaaaaactgGTGATACGTTCTCAGATACCACAATTAAGGAGAAATCTGTTGCTTCCGACGTTGAAGAATTAAAACCACTTGCAACCGAAGGCACCGATGAAGACCAATCTGAGACAAGCGTACCTTTCTCTGATGTTTCTTTAGTTCTTGATGAAGAGAAACTAATAAACTCAACACAAGTTCCTACACAAGAcagtgatgaggaaaaaaataaaactgaagctTATATAGAGACAGTTCTTCAGGAGCCAGCAACCAGCGAATCATCTCTTGCTGCTCATAATGGAGTCAAGGATAAAGTAAAGGAAAATGAGATTAAGGAAGTAAAGGAAAAAGATAATGGTGAAGAGCCCCATAATGTAGAATTAAGTGATAATGTGGTCCATGATCAGTTGCATACAGGAGACGATGTTATTCAGAGTGACgatgaaaataataacaacaacgaTAGAAAGAGACAACCAGCCAAAAGAGATCACGTAAGGCATGGAGAAACAACCAAGGAAACCAAAGATCAGGAAGATCAGCTTCatgaagagaatgaaaaag TTCTGGAGCAAGAAAGAATTGCCAACGAGAAAAAAGCTCAGGAGGAAGTTTACAAAGCCATTCAAG AAATGCATGCTAAAAAGGCTACAGAAGAAACAGAACGGAAACTTGTTacagaaaaagagaagctgAAAAAAGAGATGATAAAAGAAATGGTGAGACTAAGGAAAAAGCGTAAAGAGGACGTAAGCAAGATGGCAGAACTTAAAG AGCCTGGAGACTATGATGAGAGGGTTAATGTTACAATTAAAG CTATAAATGTCACCATGGAGAAAGTTGGACCAGTTGTTATACAGAAAG aacgtAAAGCTGCTCCAAAAGAAGAGGCCAAAACAAAACCTAAACtaaaagagaaggcaaaactCAAACCTGATTCGAAAGAAGAGATAAAACATGAACATGTTACAAAAAAGCAGGCAAAGCCACAACTTGCTTCAAAGGAGAAGGCAAAACATGAACCTGCTACgaaagagaaggcaaaacctgaACTTATTCGAAAGGAAAAAGCCAAACCACAACCTATTtcaaaagagaaggcaaaacctgaacctgctccaaaagagaaggcaaaacctgagcctgttccaaaagagaaggtaaaacctgaacctgttccaaaggagaaggcaaaacctgaacctgTTCCAAAAGAGAAGGTAAAACCAGAACCTGCTCaaaaagagaaggcaaaaccggaacctgctccaaaagagaaggcaaaactGGAACCTGCTCCAAAAGAGAAGGTAAAACCAGGACCTGTTCCAAAAGAGAAGGGAAAACCGGAACCTGctccaaaagagaaggcaaaacctgaacctcttccaaaagagaaggcaaaaccagaacctgctccaaaagagaaggcaaaacctgaacctgCTCCAAGAGAGAAGGTAAAATCGGAACCTGTTgcaaaagagaaggcaaaacctgaacctgctccaaaagagaaggcaaaacctgaacctgttccaaaagagaaggcaaaaccggaacctgctccaaaagagaaggcaaaacctgaacctgttgcaaaagagaaggcaaaacctgaacctgTTCCAAAAGAGAAGGTAAAACCTGAACCTGCTCTAAAAGAGAAGGTAAAACCGGAACCTGTTCCAAAAGAGAAGGTAAAACCGGAACCTGCTCCAAAAGAGAAGGGAAAACCGGAACCTGTGGCAAGAGAAAAGGCAAAACCTAAACCTGttccaaaagagaaggcaaaacctgaacctgGTCCAAAAGAGAAGGTAAAACTGGAACCTGTTCCAAAAGAGAAGGTAAAACCGGAACCTGttccaaaagagaaggcaaaacctgaacctgctccacaagagaaggcaaaacctgaacctgCTCCAAAAGAGAAGGTAAAACCGGAACCTGTTCCAAAAGAGAAGGTAAAACCGGAACCTGttccaaaagagaaggcaaaacctgaacctgctccaaaagagaaggcaaaacctgaacctgttccaaaagagaaggcaaaacctgaacctgctccaaaagagaaggcaaaacctgaacctgCTCTAAAAGAGAAGGTAAAACCTGAACCTGctccaaaagagaaggcaaaaccggaacctgttccaaaagagaaggcaaaacctgaacctgctccacaagagaaggcaaaacctgaacctgttccaaaagagaaggcaaaacctgaacctgttccaaaagagaaggcaaaacctgaacctgttccaaaagagaaggcaaaacctgaacctgttccaaaagagaaggcaaaacctgaacctgctccaaaagagaaggtaaaacctgaacctgttccaaaagagaaggcaaaacctgaacctgttccaaaagagaaggcaaaacctgaacctgctccaaaagagaaggcaaaacctgaacctgttccaaaagagaaggcaaaacctgaacctgctccaaaagagaaggcaaaacctgaacctgCTCTAAAAGAGAAGGTAAAACCTGAACCTGctccaaaagagaaggcaaaaccggaacctgttccaaaagagaaggcaaaacctgaacctgCTCTAAAAGAGAAGGTAAAACCTGAACCTGctccaaaagagaaggcaaaacctgaacctgttccaaaagagaaggcaaaacctgaacctgctccaaaagagaaggcaaaacctgaacctgttccaaaagagaaggcaaaacctgaacctgttccaaaagagaaggcaaaacctgaacctgttccaaaagagaaggcaaaacctgaacctgctccaaaagagaaggtaaaacctgaacctgttccaaaagagaaggcaaaacctgaacctgttccaaaagagaaggtaaaacctgaacctgctccaaaagagaaggcaaaacctgaacctgttccaaaagagaaggtaaaacctgaacctgctccaaaagagaaggcaaaacctgaacctgCTCTAAAAGAGAAGGTAAAACCTGAACCTGctccaaaagagaaggcaaaacctgaacctgctccaaaagagaaggcaaaacctgaacctgctccaaaagagaaggcaaaacctgaacctgttccaaaagagaaggcaaaaccaGAACCTGTGGCAAGAGAAaaggcaaaacctgaacctactccaaaagagaaggcaaaaccaGAACCTTTGGCAAAAGATaaggcaaaacctgaacctgCTCCAAAAAAGAAGCCTGAACTTGctccaaaagagaaggcaaaacgTGAACCTGTTCCAAAAGAGAAGGCGGAACTTGctccaaaagagaaggcaaaacctgaacctgTTCCAAAGGAGAAGGCAAAACCAGAACCTGTGGCAAGAGAAaaggcaaaacctgaacctgttccaaaagagaaggcaaaacctgaacctgttccaaaagagaaggcaaaacctgaacctgctccaaaagagaaggcaaaactGGAACTTCCTCCAAAAGAGAAGTCTGAACTTGctccaaaagagaaggcaaaacctgaacctgTTCCAAAGGAGAAGGCAAAACCAGAACCTGTGGCAAGAGAAaaggcaaaacctgaacctgctccaaaagagaaggcaaaaccaGAACCTGCTCCAAAAGAGAAGTCTGAACTTGctccaaaagagaaggcaaaacgTGAACCTGTTTCAAAAGAGAAGCTGGAACTTGctccaaaagagaaggcaaaacctgaacctgTTCCAAAAGAGAAGCCGGAACTTGctccaaaagagaaggcaaaacctgaacctgttccaaaagagaaggcaaaaccaGAACCTAttccaaaagagaaggcaaaacctgaacctgctccaaaagagaaggcaaaaaCAGAACCTGTTCCAAAGGAGaaggcaaaacctgaacctgttccaaaagagaaggcaaaaccggaacctgctccaaaagagaaggcaaaactGGAACTTGCTCCAAAAGAGAAAGCAAAACCAGAACCTGTGACAAGAGATAAGGCAAAACCAGAACCTATTCCAAAGGAGAAGGCAAAACCAGAACCTGTTCCAAAAGAGAAGCCTGAACCAGCTCTAAAAGAAAAGGCAAAACCAGAACCTGttccaaaagagaaggcaaaacctgaacctgttccaaaagagaaggcaaaacctgaacctgttccaaaagagaaggcaagACCACAACCTGttccaaaagagaaggcaaaacctgaacctgtggcaaaagagaaggcaaaaccggaacctgctccaaaagagaaggcaaaacctgaacctgcaccaaaagagaaggcaaaacctgaacctgttccaaaagagaaggcaaaacctgaacctgctccaaaagagaaggcaaaaccgGAACCTGTTCCAAAGGAGaaggcaaaacctgaacctgctccaaaagagaaggcaaaaccgGAACCTGTTgcaaaagagaaggcaaaacctgaacctgCTCAAATAGAGAAGGCAAAAGTAGAACGTGTTCTgaaagagaaggcaaaaccagaacctgttccaaaagagaaggcaaaagTAGAAAGTGTTCTGAAAGAAAAGGCAAAACCTGAACTTGTTCCAAAAGAGAAGGTAAAACCTGAACctatttcaaaagaaaaagcaaaaccaGAACCTGTTCCAAAAGAGAAGTTAAAGCCTGTAACTGTTCCAAAAGAAAAGGTAAAACCTGAACctatttcaaaagaaaaagcaaaaccaGAACCTGTTCaaaaagagaaggcaaaacctgaacttgctccaaaagagaaggcaaaaccaGAATCTGTTCtaaaagagaaggcaaaaccaCAAACTGttccaaaagagaaggcaaaacctgaACCCATTTCAAAAGAAAAGGTAAAGCCTGTAACTGctccaaaagagaaggcaaaaccaGAACCAGttccaaaagagaaggcaaaacctgaACCCATTTCAAAAGAAAAGGTAAAGCCTGTAACTGctccaaaagagaaggcaaaaccaGAACCAGTTCCAAAAGAGAAGGTAAAATCTGAACCTACTCtaaaagagaaggcaaaaccagaatatgttttaaaagaaaaggtAACACCTGAACCTGctccaaaagagaaggcaaaaccgGAACCTGTTCCAAAAGTAAAGGCAAAACCAGAACCAGTTCCAAAAGTGAAGGCCACAGCTGTACCTCCTCCAAAAGAGAAAGCAAAACCTGAACATGTTCCAAAAGAAAAGGTCAAACCTGTACCTGCTCCAAAGGAGAAGGCAAAGCTTGAACCTGCTCCAAAGGAGAAAGCAAAACCAGAACCCACTCCAAAAGAAACAGCAAGACCACAACCTGCTTCAAAAGAGAAGGCAAAGCCTGAACCTGTTCCAAAGGAGAAGGCAAAACCTGAACCCGTAGCAAAAGAGAAGGCAAGACCAGAACCTGctccaaaagagaaggcaaaacctgaacctgttccaaaagagaaagcaaaacctgaacctgctccaaaagagaaggcaagACCACAACCTGttccaaaagagaaggcaaaacctgaacctgttccaaaggagaaggcaaaacctgaacctgcttcaaaagagaaggcaaaacctgaacctgctccaaaagagaaggcaaaacctgaACCCGTAGCAAAAGAGAAGGCAAGACCAGAACCTGctccaaaagagaaggcaaaacctgaacctgttccaaaagagaaagcaaaacctgaacctgctccaaaagagaaggcaagACCACAACCTGttccaaaagagaaggcaaagCCTGAACCTGTTCCAAAGGAGAAGGCAAGACCACAACCTGttccaaaagagaaggcaaaacctgaacctgttccaaaagagaaggcaaaacctgaACCCGTAGCAAAAAAGAAGGCAAGACCAGAACCTGttccaaaagagaaggcaaaacctgaacctgttccaaaagagaaggtaaaacctgaacctgctccaaaagagaaggcaaaacctgaacctgctccaaaagagaaggcaaaacctgaacctgctccaaaagagaaggcaaaacctgaacctgctccaaaagagaaggcaaaacctgaacctgctccaaaagagaaggcaaaacctgaacctggtccaaaagagaaggcaaaacctgaacctgttccaaaagagaaggcaaaacctgaacctgttccaaaagagaaggcaaaacctgaacctgCTCCAAAAGAGAAAGCAAAACCAGAACCTGCTCCAAAAGAGAAAGCAAAACCAGAACCTGctccaaaagagaaggcaaaacctgaacctgTTCCAAAAGAGATGGCCAAACCAGAGAAGGCTAGACCCATACCTTCTCATAGGAAAG agGCTGAAATGGCCAAGGAGgcagtcccagtgaagaagg aGCGTGATGTTGCCAAAAAGGCTACACCGATCACAGTGAAGAAAG AGCCAGAAGTCACTAAAGAAACACAGATCCCTGTGGTGTATCCCAGTGCCAAAG ATATCGCCATGGAAGTGGAGCTTCTTAAAGCCATCAACCAAAAACTGTCCATTCTGGATATACTGAGGAAAGACATTGGTGAAATAAGAACTGACCTGGAGGTCACACAAACCCAAATTGATCAATTAAGGATGGACAATCGAACGCTCAAAG AGCCTAAAGAATTCAAGGAGAAAGTAAAACCTGCAGTTATGAAGAAAG GTCCCTTGAAAGAGAAGCTTAAAATATCTACTGTGGTCAAAG GACGTGAAGCTCTGAAAAACATCACTAAAGCAGCCAGTGTGAAGAAAG AGCGGGTTCTAAAGAACATCACCAGATCAGCATTTGGAAAGAAAG AAGAACAAGCTCCAAAAGAAATGGTCCAAAAGGAAAGACTTGAACATAAAAAGAAAG AAAAAACTCCTGAGATCACATTGCctaaagagaagaaaacaacAG atGAGCCTGTGGTGACCAAAGCTCCTGAACCAGCAGAAGAGG AAGAAGTCCCCTACTTCCAGTGTTTCTACGTGGATGAATATGACATCCAGTATCCCTTCTTCCCCTTTTCACCACCTTTCTTATGA